A segment of the Chryseobacterium scophthalmum genome:
GGTGACTGTTTTCAATGCAAAACCAAGCTTAAAAGAATTCGCAGAATACTGCAAAACCATAACTTATGAAGTATTAACCTCCATTTCACCTCGTGTAAAACGGATTTATGTAAAAGACTAACTATGAGAAAACTCCTGACTTTGCTGTTTGTATTTCAGCTACTTTTGATACAGTCTCAGGTAAAGAAAGATTTAGTGATTCCTAAAAATCCAAAAATAGGACTTTCACTTGCAGGTGGCGGAGCTAAAGGTTTTTCTCACGTAGGAGTGCTGAAAGTACTCGATTCTTTAGGCGTAAAAGTCGATTATATTTCCGGCACAAGTATGGGTGCGATTGTAGGAGGTTTGTACGCTTCAGGATATTCTGGAAAGGAAATTGAAAAAATTGTGATGGATACTGATTTCTATTCATTAATCAGAGATCCAAAATCAAGAAAAGAAAGTTCATTTTTCAATAAATCTGTCGACAAATATCTTTTTTCTATTCCTTTAAAAAATGGAAAGATAACCCTTCCCTCTTCGATCAGTTCGGGGCAGAAGAATGTTTATCTTTTAAAAGAATTATTTAAAAACGTTTCCAACGTCAATGATTTTTCAAAACTTCCTATTCCGTTTATGTGTGTTGCCACCAATTTAGAAAGTGGAAATATGCAGATTTTTGAAAGTGGAGATTTGGTACAGTCAATTATGGCAAGTTCTGCGTTCCCTTCTTTAATGGATCCTGTAAAAATTGGTGACAGTATTTATATCGACGGCGCAATGACCGTAAATTATCCTTCAAAACCTTTAAAAGATAAAGGAATCGATATTGTGATTGGCGTAGATTTAAATCAGGATTTATCTAAAAGAGAAGATTTGAATAATATTATTTCAATTCTTAATCAGGTCATCGACTTCGGCATTCAGAAAGATACAAGAAGACAGTATAAACATACCGATATCAATATCAAACCTAATCTTACCGGAATGACTGCTACAAGCTACGATGACAAGAAAAAAATTCTCGATAGCGGATATGTTGAAGGTTTAAAATATACTGCAATACTGGATCAGTTACCAAAACGTGAATTCGACCGTCTCAGACAGGCTGTAAATCCAATATATTCTAATGTATATAAGATAGACAGTATTTCGATAGAAGGTGGAAAAATTTACGGGAAAAACTACGTTCTTGGGAAAATGGGGCTTCGCCTTCCCTCTTTGCAAACTTACGGCAGCATCAATAAAGGTTTAGACAAATTGGTTGCCACTAATAATTACCGTTTTATTAATTATGATATCGTTACAGAAAATAATTTTA
Coding sequences within it:
- a CDS encoding patatin-like phospholipase family protein, with protein sequence MRKLLTLLFVFQLLLIQSQVKKDLVIPKNPKIGLSLAGGGAKGFSHVGVLKVLDSLGVKVDYISGTSMGAIVGGLYASGYSGKEIEKIVMDTDFYSLIRDPKSRKESSFFNKSVDKYLFSIPLKNGKITLPSSISSGQKNVYLLKELFKNVSNVNDFSKLPIPFMCVATNLESGNMQIFESGDLVQSIMASSAFPSLMDPVKIGDSIYIDGAMTVNYPSKPLKDKGIDIVIGVDLNQDLSKREDLNNIISILNQVIDFGIQKDTRRQYKHTDINIKPNLTGMTATSYDDKKKILDSGYVEGLKYTAILDQLPKREFDRLRQAVNPIYSNVYKIDSISIEGGKIYGKNYVLGKMGLRLPSLQTYGSINKGLDKLVATNNYRFINYDIVTENNFNYLKLYVTEDEARHFLKVGLHYDEIFKTGLLLNYSAKRLLFKNSNLSLDVVVGDKSRYYLNYFIDNGYIPGFGIYSSGMSFDLKNNLNINADKWEWLRNEAYIQSVWRDKFAIGTGISHDYFEVEINGLNKRYNRFLNPYVFLKSDTQNDRDFPTKGFYLNAEGKVIDLMKSEVEKRLIQVKADVRVNLPITKQLSYHLNLYGGITIGENLPEYYQYRLGGIFEQNIVNFKNFSGFYFAQLNSNNVVLISNDLQFKFYKNLFLSGNFSFANLSDDISFEDAVKVNYSSVGATLGYKSPFGQIKLNFSHSLKNNQKGIFSVILGHWF